The following proteins are co-located in the Camelina sativa cultivar DH55 chromosome 12, Cs, whole genome shotgun sequence genome:
- the LOC104731098 gene encoding uncharacterized protein LOC104731098, which translates to MNSKSLTCCVVFLLYTSLFCSTSQSSLIHLNSTTSVLNVTLPHSLSQSLESFALKTLTTQHHTGALYRAILPQNLSGIEVSIVRLTGKSLWNSGAKFSNVLIPARSVSVPPARRVAIVYQNLGNWSDHWYAVPGYRLIASVLGFKVLDVSDQDNVKEISLRIKNPVEVSFRDLPKDTDEKMLSRVRCVSFKAQTKDEEATHISRMVLPGVCYGSSHGDYSVVEPLENDKKKVESWWTWWWLWIVGFILGFGVLGFLGFVCIMGIRVSRTKKIEVMMERHAVDGEVFESRWVGGSKMPSATVTRTQPEPESGYENESHG; encoded by the coding sequence aTGAACTCAAAGTCTCTCACTTGCTGTGTTGTGTTCTTACTATACACCAGTTTGTTTTGTTCTACTTCGCAATCCTCTCTTATCCACTTAAACTCCACAACATCAGTCCTTAATGTCACTTTACCACATTCCTTGTCTCAATCCCTTGAGAGTTTCGCCCTCAAGACGTTAACCACTCAACATCATACCGGTGCTCTATACCGAGCTATCTTACCGCAAAATCTCTCCGGTATCGAAGTCTCCATCGTCCGTCTAACCGGTAAGAGCCTGTGGAACTCGGGAGCCAAGTTCAGCAACGTGCTAATTCCAGCAAGGTCAGTATCGGTTCCTCCTGCAAGGAGAGTCGCTATTGTGTACCAAAATCTAGGAAACTGGTCTGACCATTGGTATGCCGTACCTGGTTACCGGTTAATCGCTTCTGtcttagggtttaaggttttggACGTTTCGGATCAAGACAACGTCAAAGAGATAAGTCTAAGGATAAAGAATCCTGTAGAGGTCTCGTTTAGGGATCTACCAAAAGACACGGATGAGAAAATGCTATCTAGGGTAAGATGCGTGAGTTTCAAGGCACAGACCAAAGACGAAGAAGCGACTCATATAAGCCGAATGGTTCTCCCGGGAGTGTGTTACGGCTCGAGCCATGGAGATTATTCAGTTGTCGAGCCTTTAGAGAACGATAAGAAAAAGGTCGAGTCGTGGTGGACTTGGTGGTGGTTGTGGATCGTGggatttattttaggatttggCGTGTTaggttttctagggtttgtgtGTATAATGGGGATTAGAGTTTCAAGAACGAAGAAGATTGAAGTGATGATGGAGAGACATGCTGTTGATGGTGAAGTGTTTGAAAGCAGATGGGTTGGTGGAAGTAAAATGCCATCTGCAACTGTAACCAGAACGCAACCAGAGCCCGAATCCGGATACGAAAACGAGTCTCATGGATAA